Proteins co-encoded in one Papaver somniferum cultivar HN1 chromosome 5, ASM357369v1, whole genome shotgun sequence genomic window:
- the LOC113281952 gene encoding 60S ribosomal protein L27-like codes for MVKFLKPNKAVIVLQGRFAGRKAVIVKQFDEGTRERPYGHCLVAGIMKYPKKVIRKDSAKKTAKKSRVKAFIKVVNYNHIMPTRYTLDVDLKDVVSTEVLTSRDKKVTAAKETKKRLEERFKTGKNRWFFTKLRF; via the coding sequence ATGGTGAAGTTTTTGAAACCAAACAAAGCCGTAATCGTCTTACAAGGGCGATTCGCTGGAAGAAAAGCAGTGATTGTGAAGCAATTCGATGAAGGAACTCGTGAACGACCTTATGGACATTGTTTAGTCGCTGGAATCATGAAGTACCCAAAGAAAGTGATCCGCAAAGATTCAGCAAAGAAGACAGCAAAGAAATCTAGGGTTAAAGCTTTCATCAAGGTTGTGAATTACAATCACATCATGCCTACTCGTTATACTCTTGATGTCGATCTTAAAGATGTTGTTTCTACTGAGGTATTGACATCTAGAGATAAGAAAGTTACTGCTGCTAAGGAGACTAAGAAGCGTTTGGAGGAAAGGTTCAAGACTGGGAAAAACAGGTGGttctttactaaactcaggttTTAA